CACTCGCCGAAGTAAAGCGTCCCGTCCGGGCCGAAGGCGAGGTTCGTCGCCGCGTTGAGGCCTGCGGCAACGCGGACCGCGACCGGTTCGCCAGGGGATCCCGGCGCCTCGAGCGCGGCGGCGCCGCTCGAACCGTCGGGCCGGATCGCGGTCGACGCCGGCGTCTCCCCCCGGGCGGAGGCGGCCGCAAGAAGGAGGAGCGCGAGCGCGACGGGAAGGATCCGCAAGGACACGCGCCGGCCGCGCCCGGGTCGTCGGAAGGGTCTTGTGGAACGTCCGTCGAAACCGCTTCAAAGGGACTTCCTGCCGCCCTTATAGCGGAGCGTGACCGACGGTCACCCATGCGAAGCGGCCTCGCGACGATGCTCGTGGCGACCCTCCTCCTTTCGGGATGCTTCGGCGCCGCGCCGACGACGCCCGGCGCGTCCCGCGACGCCGAGGACGTCCCGGTCCGCCCGAGCGCGCCGACCCACGACGGGAAGCGCGAGGACGCGCCCGACCGCGAGCGGCCGCCGTCGCGACCGACCTGTCGCGAACGGCCCGTGTCCTTCACGCATCCCCCGATGCGGATCGAGGATTTCGCGACGCTCATCCCCTACGGTCACCTCGCGGGAGCGCACGTCACCCCGATCGACCACATGTATTTCTCGCCCGCGGATCCCCGGTCCCCGCGCGACGCGTACGAGGTCTTCGCGATCGGGGACGCGTTCATCGTCGACATCGCGCACCGCGACCGCCCGGTCGATGGCCAGGGGCAGGGCAACGTGAGCGAGTACCGGATCGTTCTCGAGCACGCGTGCGGCTTGACGAGCTATCTCGATCTCGTGACCTCGCTTGCCCCCGACCTCGAACGCGCGTGGCGCGAGAACGCGACGCGACGCGGCGGGCTCGCGATTCCCGTCGCGGCGGGAACCGTCGTGGGCCGCATCGGCGGGCAGACGCTCGACTTCGGCGTCTACGACGAGCGGGTGGTCCTTCCCGGATTCCTCACGCCCTCGCTCTACGATCGGGAACCCTGGAAGGTCCACACCGTCGACCCGTTCCCGCACTTCGAGAACGAGACGCGCGCCCTCCTTCTTGCGAAGCTCGTGCGCATGGCGGAGCCGCGCGCGGGCCGCATCGACTACGACGTCGAAGGACGCCTCGTGGGAAACTGGTTCAGGGTCGCGACGAATGGATACGCGGGAGTCGATCCGGCGCGATACTGGACCGGCCATCTCGCGATCGTCTATGATCACATCGATCCGACCCAGATCCGCTTCTCGATCGGCGACTTCGCGGGCGAGGCGCGCCAGTTCGGCGTGAAAGGGAACGGTCCCGACCCCGCCGGGGTCGAAGCCGGAAGCGGCGTCCTCAAGCTCGAGCTCGTGAGGTATTCGCACGTCGACCTCGACCGCCCGGGCGAGGGGTGGCTCATGGACCGGGTGGCGGCGCGACCCGCGGCCGTCAATCAAGAACGCGTGGAGGGCGTCGCGCTCGTCGAGCTCGTCGAGCCGCGCCTGCTCAAGGTGGAGGTCTTCCCGGGGCTCGACGCAGGAAGCGTCGCGGGATTCACGGAAGCCGCGCGCATGTACGAGCGCTGATCAGGCGAGGAGCCACAAGGCCTGCCCGCTCACGACGATCGCGGTCACGATCGCCGCCGCCATGACGACGCCGAAGGCGATCGCGGTGAAGCTCGTCCGGAGGTTGAGGCCGAAGGCGTGCGCGGCCGCGGTGCCGGTCCACGCGCCGGTCACCGGGAGCGGGATCCCGACGAAGATCGTGAGCGCGTAGGCCTCGTAGCGCTTGATCTGCTGGTCGAGCTTGCGGACGGTGCGGTCGAAGAGCTTCGTGAAGAACGCGTCCCAGAACTTCCAGCGCCTGAGGAAGCGCTCGACGGGTCCCAGGAAGCGCAGGAGGAAGTACACCGGCAGGAGGTTGCCCACGATGCTCAGGAACACGACCTCGTGGAGCGGCATCTTGTAGTAGAGGAGCCCGAGGGGGATGCTGCCACGCAGCTCGACGACCGGAACCGCGGCAAGCAGGAGGACGCTCAACCACGGGGGCAGGCCGTCGAGGAGCGAGACGACCGCTTCCTGGATCACGTCCGGGCGAGCGTCCATGTCCCACTTGAAGGCTTGGGCTTGGGGGGTGTGCGGGACCGTTCAAGGCCCCGTGATCGGATCGCCGGGTCGCGCGACGCCTTCCGCGACGACGCGCGCATACCATCCACGGCGGCCGACGAGCGTCTTCAGGAACGCCGGGCCCCGCGAGGCGCCGACGTAGGGGAGGTCATAGAGGTACGTGCACGGCTCGCACCGCTTCGTGACCTCGAGGATGGCCGTTCCCACCGCGAGGCGACGCCCGGGCTCGAGCACGAGGGGAAGCCCTTCCGTGAGCACGTTCTCGCCAAGGTCACCGGCGGCGACGGGCCACCCCTCCTCCGCGAGCGCCGCGAGCGCCTCTTGAGCAAGGAGCAGCACGGCCTGGTCAGGATCGTTGTTCCTCTTGCGCGCGCGGTGCCCGTTGCTGTCGCCTTCGACGCCCGAGACCCGGATGCGGGCCTCGTCGAGCGCGGGCTTGCGGATGCCGTGCTCGCCCGCGACGAGAGGCTTGCCGTGCACGCTGACGACGCGGCCCTCCACGCGCGCTCCAGGGCCCGCCGAGGCATCAAGGCTTTCACGGCGGAATCGGCCCTGGGCCCCATCGGCCCCTGCGCGCCCTTCTTGCCCCGGCGCGGCCGAGGACGGGCCGGTCCGTCAAGCCATGCGCTTCGTGGTTCTCGTCCTGGCGCTCGCGTTCCCCGCGGCGGGCGTGCTCGCGGCGGACGCGTTCAACCGGGCCGAGGCGGCCCCGCGCGCGATCGGTGTCGAGGTCGTGGGCGACGCGGCGGCCTACCTTTCGATCGCGGCTTACGCTCCGAATCCCCACGCGTGCGTCGTGACGACGAGCGGCGGGATCATCGCAATCGCGTTCTCGGACTGTATGTCGGGAGGCGGAACGGGAATGAATCCCGGAAGCGACGCGGACGCGGGCAACCGGACGACCTACTGGTTCCACGATCTCCTCGTCGTCACGAACAAGGGCACCAAGCCCATCCTGGTCTGGGTCAACGCCACGACGACGTCGGCTGGGGGCTCCGCCGTCACCGTCGGCCGCCATGCCGACCCGGGGCAGATGACGACCGGCCTCTATTCCGCGTCCTCAGGGGCCATGTCGCTTGCGGCGGGTCACGACCTCTTCGTGGGCGTGGGCCTCCACGGCGGCTCCCTCGCGGGCGGGTCCGTCACGGGGGCCCTGCGATTCACCGCGCGCCTCGACTGACCCAGGGGACCGAGGGGCGAGGGGCCCTTCGGCCGGATGCGAAACCGACATCACCGCGGATCGCCGAGAGGGGTCGTCCGCCCGAACGGTGGTCGTGAAACCATGAGGACCTCCTTCCAGACCTTCGCGCTCGTGACGCTCGCCGCCGCGAGCGTCTTCGCCGCCTCGGCCTTCAACT
The nucleotide sequence above comes from Candidatus Thermoplasmatota archaeon. Encoded proteins:
- a CDS encoding MOSC domain-containing protein, with the translated sequence MEGRVVSVHGKPLVAGEHGIRKPALDEARIRVSGVEGDSNGHRARKRNNDPDQAVLLLAQEALAALAEEGWPVAAGDLGENVLTEGLPLVLEPGRRLAVGTAILEVTKRCEPCTYLYDLPYVGASRGPAFLKTLVGRRGWYARVVAEGVARPGDPITGP
- a CDS encoding small multi-drug export protein, which gives rise to MIQEAVVSLLDGLPPWLSVLLLAAVPVVELRGSIPLGLLYYKMPLHEVVFLSIVGNLLPVYFLLRFLGPVERFLRRWKFWDAFFTKLFDRTVRKLDQQIKRYEAYALTIFVGIPLPVTGAWTGTAAAHAFGLNLRTSFTAIAFGVVMAAAIVTAIVVSGQALWLLA